A window of the Eschrichtius robustus isolate mEscRob2 chromosome 5, mEscRob2.pri, whole genome shotgun sequence genome harbors these coding sequences:
- the MAP3K2 gene encoding mitogen-activated protein kinase kinase kinase 2, with the protein MMDDQQALNSIMQDLAVLHKASRPALSLQETRKAKSLSPKKQNDVRVKFEHRGEKRILQFPRPVKLEDLRSKAKIAFGQSMDLHYTNNELVIPLTTQDDLDKAVELLDRSIHMKSLKILLVINGSTQATNLEPLPSLEDLDNTVFGAERKKRLSVVGPTSRDRSSPPPGYIPDELHQVARNGSFTSINSEGEFIPESMDQMLDPLSLSSPENSGSGSCPSLDSPLDGESYPKSRMPRAQSYPDNHQEFSDYDNPIFEKFGKGGTYPRRYHVSYHHQDYNDGRKTFPRARRTQGTSFRSPVSFSPTDHSLSTSSGSSIFTPEYDESRIRRRGSDIDNPTLTVMDISPPSRSPRAPTNWRLGKLLGQGAFGRVYLCYDVDTGRELAVKQVQFDPDSPETSKEVNALECEIQLLKNLLHERIVQYYGCLRDPQEKTLSIFMEYMPGGSIKDQLKAYGALTENVTRKYTRQILEGVHYLHSNMIVHRDIKGANILRDSTGNVKLGDFGASKRLQTICLSGTGMKSVTGTPYWMSPEVISGEGYGRKADIWSVGCTVVEMLTEKPPWAEFEAMAAIFKIATQPTNPKLPPHVSDHTRDFLKRIFVEAKLRPSADELLRHMFVHYH; encoded by the exons ATGATGG atgATCAGCAAGCTTTGAACTCAATCATGCAAGATTTGGCTGTTCTTCATAAGGCCAGTCGACCAGCATTATCCTTACAGGAAACCAGAAAAGCAAAATCCTTATCACCAAAAAAGCAG AATGATGTCCGAGTCAAATTTGAacacagaggagaaaaaag AATCCTTCAGTTTCCCAGACCAGTTAAACTGGAAGATCTGAGGTCTAAAGCTAAAATTGCCTTTGGACAGTCTATGGACCTACATTATACCAATAATGAG TTGGTGATTCCATTAACCACCCAAGATGACTTGGACAAAGCTgtggaactgctggatcgtaGTATTCATATGAAGAGCCTCAAAATATTACTTGTAATAAACGGAAGTACACAG gcTACTAATTTAGAGCCATTGCCATCACTAGAAGATTTGGATAACACAGTATTTggagcagagaggaaaaaaagactttctgtagTAG gTCCCACTAGTAGAGATAGAAGCTCCCCTCCCCCTGGATACATTCCAGATGAATTACACCAGGTTGCCCGGAATGGGTCATTTACCAGTATCAACAGTGAAGGAGAGTTCATTCCAGAGAGCATGGACCAA atGCTGGACCCATTATCTTTAAGCAGCCCTGAAAATTCTGGCTCAGGGAGTTGTCCATCACTTGATAGCCCTCTGGATGG AGAGAGCTATCCAAAATCACGAATGCCTAGGGCCCAGAGCTACCCAGATAATCATCAGGAATTTTCAG ACTATGATAACCCTATCTTtgagaaatttggaaaaggaggaaCATATCCAAGAAGGTATCATGTTTCATATCATCATCAAGACTATAATGATG GTCGTAAAACTTTTCCAAGAGCTAGAAGGACCCAGGGGACCAGCTTCCGGTCTCCTGTGAGTTTCAGTCCTACAGACCACTCCTTAAGCACTAGTAGTGGAAGCAGTATCTTCACCCCAGAGTATGATGAGAGTCGAATAAGAAGAAGGGGAAGTGACATAGACAATCCTACTTTGACTGTAATGGATATCAGCCCACCCAGCCGCT CACCTCGTGCTCCAACCAACTGGAGATTGGGCAAACTGCTTGGCCAGGGAGCCTTTGGCAGGGTCTACCTCTGTTATGATGTTGATACAGGAAGAGAATTGGCTGTTAAGCAAGTTCAGTTTGACCCAGATAGCCCTGAGACCAGCAAG GAAGTAAATGCACTTGAGTGTGAAATTCAGTTGTTGAAAAACTTGCTGCATGAGCGAATTGTTCAGTATTATGGCTGTTTGAGGGATCCCCAAGAAAAAACACTTTCCATATTTATGGAATATATGCCAGGG GGTTCAATTAAGGACCAACTAAAAGCATATGGAGCTCTTACTGAGAATGTGACTAGGAAATACACCCGTCAGATTCTGGAGGGAGTCCATTATTTGCACAGTAATATGATTGTTCATAGAGATATAAAAG GCGCAAATATTCTGCGAGATTCAACAGGCAACGTCAAACTAGGAGATTTTGGGGCCAGCAAACGGCTTCAAACCATCTGTCTTTCGGGGACAGGAATGAAGTCTGTCACAGGCACACCATACTGGATGAGCCCTGAAGTGATTAGTGGAGAAGGCTATGGCAGAAAAGCAGATATCTG GAGCGTGGGCTGCACTGTGGTGGAAATGCTAACGGAGAAGCCTCCTTGGGCGGAATTTGAAGCAATGGCTGCCATCTTTAAAATCGCCACTCAGCCAACGAACCCGAAGCTGCCACCCCACGTCTCAGACCACACTCGAGACTTCCTCAAGCGGATCTTTGTAGAGGCCAAACTGAGACCTTCCGCTGACGAACTTTTAAGGCACATGTTCGTGCACTATCACTAG